Genomic DNA from Leptospiraceae bacterium:
ACTTCAGGAGCTTTCTTTAGGAAGTAAACGATTACAGGAAGCTTTCTTCAAACAGTGGACAGGGTAATTTGATTTTTTCCATTCAGTTTGGATCGATACATGGCTTTATCTGCCGCCGAATAAATGGCATCAGAACTCATTCCATCTATTGGATAGGTAGCGATACCTCCGCTGGCAGTAACTTTTTTTCCGATTTGGTTACTTGCATGATCTGTTAAATATTTTAAAAAACGCTTTGCTGGAATTAAAGCTGACTCTCCATCAACCTCAGGTAAAATTACAGTAAACTCTTCCCCACCGACACGACTCACCACATCTTCACTTCGAAAGCAACTTTTCAAAGCGTCTCCTACCAATTTTAATACGATATCTCCGGTTTCATGTCCATACATATCATTGAATTTTTTAAAATCATCTACATCCAGCATTAACAGACTAAAAGGTCGTGAATACCTTTGAGAACGCTTAATTTCTCTTGAAATCATAATATTAAAATAACGCCTGTTAAAAACTCCTGTTAATTCATCTGTTATGTTATTCTTTATAATATCTTCATATAAATTTAATTCAATAATCTTTGGATTCTTAATTAGTTTACTCTTATGGATGATATGATCCATAAGAGCAACCCGAATTTCAACTTCTCTTCCCAGTTTTGAACTGAGTTCTTTTGAATGCTGAATCACTTCTTCCCAGTATGCTTTTGCTTTTTCCGCACTTAATTCCAAAGAGCATAATAGTTTAAACATTTCAGAGAAATAATCTTCTCTATTTTTTTGAATCAGGCTCTCTATCTGAATAGATAAATCCTCGTGTTCTGTAGAATATTTATCCAGAATAGAAAGAATTTGGTTTTTAACTCGATTCTCCTTTTCTCTCAGTTCCTGAAGTTGAATCAGTAATGCAAGAAGTTCCTCACGGGTTACAAGATCAATCTTCTCAAAAGCATGTATGATTTTCTCCCCACTTACCAGCTCATCCATTTCTTTTATTGAAGCTTTTTCGTAGGTTTTCAAAAGCCTTTCCAGATGACCTATATTTTCAATCTTTTCCTGATCCATGGTATTTTCTCTTCATAAACTCATATAGAAGAGTATATTTTTTTCAAATAGATTTTTGCAATTTTTGATTTTTTTTCTGTCAATCTGACAGAGGTTTAAGATTCAAAGATCGAATAATTTCATCTCCATAGAAAGGATTCATTTCTATCAGTGCAGGATAGGTTATATGATGAAAATCGCTAAAAGCTTGCATGGGAAGTTTTCTGTGAAAATCTACGAACCTCACAGAATCCCCCTCTAAGCTTTCTAAAAACTGTAGATGTCCTTTATACCAATCTGATGATTCATACCATTCCAGGCTCACGGGGTTTTCCGGATTATTAATAAGAAGCATATTACGATTATTCCCTTTTGCTTTTTTTATAAATTCTTTCAAGTAATGAAAATGAATGGTGGGTTTAAATTTCTCCTTATTTAACCGTTTTTTGGCAGTATAAATATCGTACAGGTATGCAATGCCGGGTCTCCTTTCCGGATCTTTCAACAAACGAAATGTAAAATATTTCTTATATTCATTTTCTGTCATATTCTTATATCTTAGATCTTCTTTTCTCTCTTCTCTTTTATACTGAAGCCCCCGTCTCGCAATTTCAGTTCCAAATGTTTGCTGAAGCCGAACCCCCATTTCATCATAGCTATAATCAAAAAGAGAGCCACTGGCTTTATACGGAACCCAGGTAGAGGAAAGTTCTGCTCGAATATAAGAAGTATGGTTTTTTAAAGAGGTCGGGAGAACTACCCTTTTCCATCCGGACTTTGTGAACCTTAGCTTATAGACATTACCTTCTTTTCCTTCAAAGGAAATTTCCAAGGCTCCATTTTTAAGAATTTCCGGGACTACCTGTATATAAAAGCCATCACGAAACATATAAGATTTTGGTAAGAATGAAAAGACTTTTCCTGTCCATCCTAAAGAATCTACCCGTTCCGGTATTTGAACCCCCATATACCCATGATAGCTTGTATTTTTACCAAACCTATGATTATAAAGATGAATTAAATTTTTCGCGAAAATTTCACGATAGCGATAAAAAGAAAATAAGCCTGAAGCCAGATATTGGGCATTTTCCTCCATTCCCAATATAGAATAAAATTCTGTTAGAGTTTTAAGGGGAAATGCAAATTTAGACTGCGGAGCTTCCACATAACGAAGAGCATCCTGTATCATCAAAGGAAAAGGAGCTGTTTCATTATTCAAGCCGGGTGCAACAAGATAAGCTCTATGTAACTTATAATCAATAAAGTTTATTGGATACAGGATAAGTTCCGGATTTAAGGCATTTATTTCCGAAAATAGTAAGTAACTATCAATGGGTACCATACCGGCATAGGAAAGAAATTCAATACGATATTGCCTTCCGGTTTTACGAAAGATATAGTCCTCCAGCAATTTTCTATCCAGAGAAAAATGAGCAATACTACTTCCTACCAAAAGAATAAGAGGTTTTTGTTCTCTAACTCTCTTTATGCGTTTATATTCATAAATAAAATTAAAAAAGTGATTGGTATTCCAGGGAGATTCATTCGGTAAGCGCCAGATAACATAATCAAAAATTATATTATCAATAGCATATATTACAAAAAAAAAGAATATAATTTTAAGTAAATTTTTCAAAACACAAAATAAATAAAGGGTTTCGCCCTATCGCTGAGAAGTACAACAACTATTGTTAGAATTGCCAGAAAAAATAGGTGCCGAAATTTGAGCGGTTCAATAAGAATACGCTCCAGAACTTCTTTATAAAAAGTACCTATAATATGAGAAATGAAGACAAAACTGAAAATAAGGTAAAACTTCTTTTCCATAGAATAACTCAATTCTAATCCTCTCCGGAAGCTAAAAATACCGCCTAAAAACTCGGCTGCAATAGTAAAGTTTTCAGCTCTAAAGAATACCCAGAGAACACTAACCAGGAAAAAAGTAAAAAGCACTTTAAGAACACTTATAATTTTCAAAGTAATATTTCGTTTAACTTCCTGCCATAGTGACAGTTCCCGAATTTCAACCATCTCCACATTCTTCCTTTTTTCTGTATTAAAAATTATAAAACGTTCTATAGCCAGAAAGAGACCGTGAAAAGCTCCCCAGACTACAAAAGTCCAATTTGCTCCATGCCAGATACCCCCGAGTAGCATCGTAATAAACAGGTTTCGGTAGGTAAATAATGCACCGACCCGATTTCCCCCCAGTGAAACATACAGATAAGTCTTTAACCAGGACGAAAGAGAGATATGCCAGCGATTCCAGAACTCCCTAAAACTTGAGGAGAAATAAGGCATGTTAAAATTCTCAGGTAGCTTAAATCCTAAAAGAAGTGCCAGCCCACGGGCAATATCCGTATAACCACTAAAATCACCGTATATCTGGATTGAATAAGCAAGCAGGCAGATTAACAGAGATTTAAACCCAAAAACACCGGGCTGCTTATAAACCAGTTCCGGTATAAAAGAAATTTGGTCAGCAATAATTGATTTTTTAATAAAACCGGAAAATATATAGAAAATTGCTTCTTTTAGGGGTATAGACCTAAATTTCTGAAAGCCAAGTTTTTTTATTTGAGGTAAAAATTCCTTGGCAGTAACAATAGGTCCGGCCACAAGTTGGGGAAAGAAGGACAAAAACAGCACATAACGCAATATATTTTTTTCAGGTCGAATCAGTCCCCTATAAACATCAATCGTATAACTCAAAGATTGAAATGTATAGAAAGAAATTCCGGCCGGCAGGGTTATTTCCAGTAACGGAATTTCGGCACTTAATCCAAGGCTATACAACAAGCTTTTTAGGCTCGAAAGAAAAAAATTACAATACTTGAAATAAGAAAGTATACCCAGATCAATCAGTATAGACATTCCCAGGAAAAAGCTTGCTCGTTTCCCAACCGAGCTATAAATTTTACGAGCCAGATAAAAATCAGAAAAACTGGTAAAAAGAATTAAAAATGCAAAGCGAGGATTCCAACTCATATAAAAAATATAGCTGGATATTATCAAAAAGATAAGAATAAGAAGAAAACTATACTTTTTAAAAAAGGAATTGCCAAAGGGCAAAAGCCATCTTATTGT
This window encodes:
- a CDS encoding MBOAT family protein, yielding MSWNPRFAFLILFTSFSDFYLARKIYSSVGKRASFFLGMSILIDLGILSYFKYCNFFLSSLKSLLYSLGLSAEIPLLEITLPAGISFYTFQSLSYTIDVYRGLIRPEKNILRYVLFLSFFPQLVAGPIVTAKEFLPQIKKLGFQKFRSIPLKEAIFYIFSGFIKKSIIADQISFIPELVYKQPGVFGFKSLLICLLAYSIQIYGDFSGYTDIARGLALLLGFKLPENFNMPYFSSSFREFWNRWHISLSSWLKTYLYVSLGGNRVGALFTYRNLFITMLLGGIWHGANWTFVVWGAFHGLFLAIERFIIFNTEKRKNVEMVEIRELSLWQEVKRNITLKIISVLKVLFTFFLVSVLWVFFRAENFTIAAEFLGGIFSFRRGLELSYSMEKKFYLIFSFVFISHIIGTFYKEVLERILIEPLKFRHLFFLAILTIVVVLLSDRAKPFIYFVF
- a CDS encoding GGDEF domain-containing protein, translated to MDQEKIENIGHLERLLKTYEKASIKEMDELVSGEKIIHAFEKIDLVTREELLALLIQLQELREKENRVKNQILSILDKYSTEHEDLSIQIESLIQKNREDYFSEMFKLLCSLELSAEKAKAYWEEVIQHSKELSSKLGREVEIRVALMDHIIHKSKLIKNPKIIELNLYEDIIKNNITDELTGVFNRRYFNIMISREIKRSQRYSRPFSLLMLDVDDFKKFNDMYGHETGDIVLKLVGDALKSCFRSEDVVSRVGGEEFTVILPEVDGESALIPAKRFLKYLTDHASNQIGKKVTASGGIATYPIDGMSSDAIYSAADKAMYRSKLNGKNQITLSTV